One window of the Klebsiella sp. WP3-W18-ESBL-02 genome contains the following:
- a CDS encoding MFS transporter, protein MPLALLALTISAFSIGTTEFVIVGLVPTIAEQLAISLPSAGMLVSIYALGVAIGAPVLTALTGKLPRKQLLLALMVLFTVGNLLAWQAPGYATLVVARLLTGLAHGVFFSIGSTIATSLVPKEKAASAIAIMFGGLTVALVTGVPLGTFIGQHFVWRETFLAVSMLGVIALIASAVLVPRNIPSRAPASLADQMKVLTHPRLLMIYAITALGYGGVFTAFTFLAPMMQNLAGFTPNAVSWILLGYGVAVAVGNIWGGKLADKHGAVPALKFIFAALAALLIVFQFTASIQYAALATVLVMGVFAFGNVPGLQVYVVQKAEEYTPAAVDVASGLNIAAFNVGIALGSVVGGQTVEHYGLAQTPWIGALIVVVALLLTALSGRLDKPVRVALG, encoded by the coding sequence ATGCCGCTGGCGCTACTTGCCTTAACGATCAGTGCCTTTTCAATTGGCACAACCGAATTTGTGATTGTCGGCCTGGTCCCGACGATCGCCGAACAGCTGGCTATCTCGTTGCCTTCCGCCGGGATGCTGGTTTCAATTTATGCGCTGGGCGTTGCTATCGGGGCGCCGGTGCTCACCGCTTTGACCGGCAAACTGCCGCGCAAACAGCTGCTGCTGGCGTTAATGGTACTGTTTACCGTTGGTAACCTGCTGGCCTGGCAGGCGCCGGGATACGCCACACTGGTGGTTGCACGCCTGCTGACCGGGCTTGCTCATGGTGTGTTCTTCTCCATCGGCTCAACGATAGCTACCAGTCTGGTACCGAAAGAGAAAGCGGCCTCGGCAATTGCAATAATGTTCGGCGGGTTGACCGTTGCATTGGTGACAGGCGTTCCGCTGGGCACCTTTATTGGCCAGCATTTTGTCTGGCGCGAGACCTTCCTTGCCGTTTCTATGCTGGGCGTGATTGCACTGATCGCTAGCGCCGTGCTGGTTCCGCGGAATATCCCAAGCCGCGCGCCTGCCAGCTTAGCCGACCAGATGAAAGTGCTGACTCACCCGCGTTTGCTGATGATCTATGCGATCACCGCACTGGGCTACGGTGGCGTCTTTACCGCCTTTACCTTCCTGGCACCGATGATGCAAAACCTCGCAGGCTTTACGCCAAACGCGGTGAGCTGGATCCTGCTAGGCTACGGTGTCGCGGTTGCCGTGGGCAACATCTGGGGGGGAAAACTGGCCGATAAACACGGTGCGGTGCCGGCGCTGAAATTTATCTTTGCTGCATTGGCCGCACTGCTGATTGTATTCCAGTTCACCGCCTCTATTCAGTATGCAGCACTGGCAACGGTGCTGGTGATGGGCGTCTTTGCCTTTGGCAACGTGCCTGGACTGCAGGTCTACGTCGTGCAAAAAGCGGAAGAGTACACGCCTGCTGCCGTTGACGTTGCTTCTGGTCTGAATATTGCCGCCTTCAACGTCGGTATTGCGCTGGGGTCTGTCGTCGGCGGGCAAACCGTTGAACATTATGGCCTCGCACAGACTCCGTGGATTGGCGCACTGATTGTGGTGGTGGCGCTGCTGCTGACCGCCCTGAGCGGCCGTCTGGATAAACCCGTCCGCGTGGCGCTAGGCTAG
- the rnhA gene encoding ribonuclease HI has protein sequence MLKQVEIFTDGSCLGNPGPGGYGAILRYRQREKTFNEGYRLTTNNRMELMAAIVALEALKEPCTVVLSTDSQYVRQGITQWIHNWKKRGWKTADKKPVKNVDLWQRLDAALGQHEIRWEWVKGHAGHPENERCDELARAAASAPTQDDTGYQPEA, from the coding sequence ATGCTTAAACAGGTAGAAATTTTCACCGATGGCTCTTGCCTTGGTAACCCAGGCCCCGGCGGCTATGGCGCTATTTTACGCTATCGCCAGCGGGAAAAAACCTTTAATGAAGGCTATCGCCTGACCACCAACAACCGCATGGAGCTGATGGCGGCGATTGTCGCGCTCGAAGCGCTGAAAGAGCCGTGCACCGTGGTGCTAAGCACCGATAGCCAGTATGTTCGTCAGGGGATCACCCAATGGATTCATAACTGGAAAAAGCGAGGCTGGAAGACGGCGGATAAAAAGCCGGTGAAGAACGTCGATCTCTGGCAACGACTTGATGCGGCGCTTGGTCAGCATGAAATTCGCTGGGAGTGGGTTAAAGGCCACGCCGGGCACCCCGAGAACGAACGCTGCGATGAGCTGGCGCGTGCCGCAGCCTCCGCGCCAACGCAAGACGATACGGGCTACCAGCCGGAAGCTTAA
- the dnaQ gene encoding DNA polymerase III subunit epsilon translates to MSTAITRQIVLDTETTGMNQIGAHYEGHKIIEIGAVEVINRRLTGNNFHVYLKPDRLVDPEAFGVHGIADEFLLDKPTFADVADEFLDYIRGAELVIHNASFDIGFMDYEFSKLNRGIPKTDTFCKVTDSLALARKMFPGKRNSLDALCSRYEIDNTKRTLHGALLDAQILADVYLTMTGGQTSIKFAMEGEGQQQAGDTGIQRIVRAASKLRVVYATDEELVNHESRLDLVQKKGGSCLWRS, encoded by the coding sequence ATGAGCACTGCAATTACGCGACAGATCGTTCTGGATACCGAAACCACCGGTATGAACCAGATCGGCGCCCACTATGAAGGCCACAAGATCATCGAGATCGGTGCCGTCGAAGTGATCAACCGTCGTTTGACCGGCAACAACTTCCACGTTTACCTCAAGCCGGACCGGCTGGTGGATCCTGAAGCCTTTGGCGTTCACGGTATTGCCGACGAGTTCTTGCTGGATAAACCCACTTTTGCCGACGTGGCCGATGAGTTTCTTGACTACATCCGCGGCGCGGAGCTGGTCATTCATAACGCATCGTTCGATATCGGCTTTATGGACTACGAGTTTAGTAAGCTTAATCGTGGTATTCCAAAGACCGATACTTTCTGTAAGGTGACCGATAGCCTGGCGCTGGCGAGGAAAATGTTCCCCGGTAAGCGTAACAGCCTTGATGCGTTATGCTCGCGCTATGAAATAGATAATACTAAGCGTACGCTGCACGGCGCATTACTCGATGCCCAGATTCTGGCCGATGTTTATCTGACGATGACCGGCGGACAAACCTCCATTAAATTTGCGATGGAAGGTGAGGGGCAGCAGCAGGCGGGTGATACCGGCATCCAGCGCATTGTGCGTGCCGCAAGCAAGCTGCGTGTGGTTTATGCCACGGACGAAGAGCTGGTGAATCACGAATCGCGCCTCGACCTGGTGCAGAAAAAAGGCGGAAGCTGCCTCTGGCGGTCATAA
- the yafC gene encoding DNA-binding transcriptional regulator YafC, producing MRATSEEIAIFVAVVESGSFSRAAEQLGQANSAVSRAVKKLESKLGVSLLNRTTRQLSLTEEGERYFRRMQVVLQEMAAAETELLDTRNTPRGLLRVDAATPVMLHLLMPLVQPFRERYPEVTLSLVSSETFINLIERKVDVAIRAGTLSDSSLRARPLFSSYRKIVASPEYIARHGKPESVIDLKEHLCLGFTEPSSLNTWPVYCCDGQFMEISCGISSNSGETIKQLCLHGNGIACLSDFMVDKEIASGEFVELLADKRLPVEMPFSAVYYSDRAVSTRIRAFIDFLSEYVKK from the coding sequence ATGAGAGCCACATCAGAAGAGATCGCCATTTTTGTCGCCGTCGTGGAAAGCGGTAGCTTCAGCCGGGCAGCCGAGCAATTGGGCCAGGCTAACTCGGCGGTAAGCCGCGCGGTTAAAAAGCTGGAATCCAAGCTTGGCGTAAGCCTGCTCAACCGTACGACGCGCCAGCTTAGCCTGACCGAAGAGGGAGAGCGCTATTTCCGCCGTATGCAGGTGGTACTACAGGAAATGGCCGCCGCCGAGACGGAGCTGCTGGATACGCGTAATACGCCACGCGGGCTGCTGCGCGTCGACGCCGCCACGCCGGTGATGCTACATTTGCTGATGCCGCTGGTTCAGCCCTTCCGTGAACGGTACCCGGAGGTGACGCTGTCGCTGGTCTCTTCAGAGACATTTATCAATCTGATTGAGCGCAAGGTCGATGTTGCCATTCGCGCTGGCACATTGAGTGACTCCAGTCTGCGCGCGCGTCCGCTGTTTAGCAGCTATCGAAAAATCGTCGCCTCGCCGGAGTACATTGCCCGTCATGGCAAGCCTGAGAGCGTCATCGATCTGAAGGAACACCTGTGTCTGGGATTCACCGAGCCCTCTTCTCTTAACACGTGGCCGGTCTACTGCTGTGACGGTCAGTTTATGGAGATTAGCTGCGGCATTTCATCCAATAGCGGTGAAACCATCAAGCAGCTGTGCCTGCACGGTAACGGTATTGCCTGCCTGTCGGACTTTATGGTGGATAAGGAGATTGCCAGCGGGGAGTTTGTTGAGCTGCTGGCCGATAAGCGTCTACCCGTTGAGATGCCCTTTAGCGCGGTCTACTACAGTGACCGGGCGGTGAGCACACGAATTCGGGCATTTATTGATTTTCTTAGCGAATATGTCAAAAAATAG
- the gloB gene encoding hydroxyacylglutathione hydrolase, whose protein sequence is MNLNSISAFQDNYIWVLNDQTGRCLIVDPGEAAPVLDAIDRHGWQPEAILLTHHHHDHVGGVADLHRRFPNLIVYGPEETRNKGTTKIVADGDRIRVLDQEFHVFATPGHTSGHVCFYSAPWLFCGDTLFSGGCGRLFEGTPAQMYRSLQHINSLPEETLICCAHEYTLSNMTFALSVLPHDLFINEYYREVKELRAKKQITLPTTLKKERQINLFLRTDDIDLINEISKETKLLQSEERFAWLRAKKDNF, encoded by the coding sequence ATGAATCTTAACAGTATTTCAGCGTTTCAGGACAACTACATCTGGGTTCTTAACGATCAAACAGGTCGCTGCCTGATCGTCGATCCTGGCGAAGCCGCCCCCGTACTGGACGCTATCGATCGTCACGGCTGGCAGCCGGAAGCCATCCTGTTAACCCATCATCATCACGATCACGTCGGCGGCGTGGCGGATCTGCATAGGCGTTTTCCGAATTTGATCGTTTATGGCCCAGAAGAGACACGTAACAAAGGCACAACAAAAATAGTTGCCGACGGCGATCGCATCCGCGTACTTGACCAGGAATTTCACGTTTTTGCTACTCCGGGACACACTTCAGGACATGTCTGTTTCTACAGCGCCCCCTGGCTTTTTTGTGGCGATACCCTATTTTCCGGGGGCTGCGGGCGATTATTTGAAGGTACGCCAGCCCAGATGTACCGCTCGTTGCAGCACATTAACAGCCTGCCGGAAGAGACGCTAATTTGTTGCGCACATGAGTACACGCTCTCCAACATGACGTTTGCCCTGAGCGTTTTACCGCATGATTTGTTCATTAACGAATACTATCGAGAAGTTAAGGAGTTACGTGCAAAAAAACAAATAACACTCCCCACAACTCTGAAAAAAGAGCGACAGATTAATCTCTTTTTAAGAACGGATGATATTGATTTAATTAATGAAATAAGCAAAGAAACAAAATTGCTACAATCTGAAGAGCGTTTTGCATGGTTACGGGCAAAGAAAGATAACTTCTGA
- a CDS encoding endonuclease/exonuclease/phosphatase family protein, with the protein MRKNTYAMRYIAGQPAERILPPPGAYSGLSEALSVGKPLSTEENIRILVWNIFKQQRAEWLSVLNKYGKDAHLVLLQEAQTTPELVKFATTNYLAADQVPAFALPHHPSGVMTLSAAQPVYCCPLREREPILRLAKSALVTVYPLPDSRLLMVVNIHAVNFSLGVDVYSKQLMPIGEQIALHNGPVIMAGDFNAWSRPRMNALYRFARDMSLRPVYFDDDQRRRAFGRPLDFVFYRGLNVTEASVLVTRASDHNPLIVEFSPSR; encoded by the coding sequence GTGCGAAAAAATACCTACGCCATGCGCTACATCGCCGGACAACCCGCGGAGCGGATCCTACCGCCGCCGGGGGCGTATTCCGGGCTGAGCGAGGCGTTATCGGTGGGTAAGCCGTTAAGCACTGAAGAGAATATTCGCATCCTGGTGTGGAATATCTTTAAACAGCAGCGTGCAGAATGGCTGTCGGTGCTGAATAAGTACGGCAAAGATGCGCATCTGGTGTTACTTCAGGAGGCGCAAACAACGCCTGAGCTAGTGAAGTTTGCAACCACTAACTATCTGGCGGCCGATCAGGTCCCGGCGTTCGCACTGCCTCATCATCCTTCTGGCGTCATGACGCTGTCTGCCGCTCAGCCCGTTTACTGCTGCCCGCTGCGCGAACGTGAGCCTATTCTGCGGCTGGCGAAATCAGCGTTAGTAACCGTTTACCCACTTCCCGACTCACGCCTGCTGATGGTCGTGAACATCCATGCCGTGAACTTTAGCCTTGGCGTCGATGTTTACAGCAAGCAGCTGATGCCCATTGGCGAGCAAATTGCGTTGCATAACGGCCCGGTGATTATGGCCGGTGATTTTAACGCCTGGAGCCGCCCACGCATGAATGCGCTGTATCGATTTGCACGTGATATGTCGCTACGCCCGGTGTATTTCGATGATGATCAGCGCCGTCGCGCGTTTGGACGCCCGCTCGATTTTGTCTTTTACCGAGGGTTGAATGTGACAGAGGCTTCTGTGCTGGTGACCCGCGCATCGGACCATAATCCGTTGATTGTAGAATTTAGCCCGAGCAGATAG
- a CDS encoding class I SAM-dependent methyltransferase produces MKPARIPQTVSAPVSWAQMPWGEYYREAIDRQLKPWLGKLYGFHLLKVGNLSAEINTEACAISHQVNISLEGSPMQVMADPLHLPFAEKSVDACLLAHTLPWCSDPHRMLREADRVLIDDGWLIISSFNPVSLMGLRKLFPVLRKSVPYNSRMFTLTRQLDWLSLLNFEVLHQGCFQVLPWAKQGGVMLSTHLPALGCLQVIVARKRTIPLTLNPMRQNKAKSRITQAVGATRQYRKPPDA; encoded by the coding sequence ATGAAACCGGCAAGGATACCTCAAACAGTCTCAGCGCCTGTCTCGTGGGCACAAATGCCCTGGGGTGAATATTATCGTGAGGCCATCGATCGTCAACTGAAACCCTGGCTGGGTAAGCTCTACGGCTTTCACCTGCTTAAGGTGGGCAATCTGAGCGCGGAGATCAACACCGAAGCGTGTGCTATCTCCCATCAGGTGAATATCTCGCTAGAGGGCAGCCCAATGCAGGTGATGGCCGATCCGCTGCATTTGCCGTTTGCCGAGAAATCGGTCGATGCCTGTCTGCTTGCCCATACGTTGCCCTGGTGCAGCGATCCTCACCGAATGCTGCGCGAGGCTGACCGAGTGTTAATTGACGATGGCTGGCTGATCATCAGCAGCTTCAACCCGGTTAGTCTGATGGGGCTGCGCAAGCTGTTTCCGGTGCTGCGCAAATCTGTGCCGTACAACAGCAGGATGTTTACGCTGACGCGTCAGCTTGACTGGCTGTCGCTGCTGAATTTTGAAGTGCTGCACCAGGGCTGTTTCCAGGTGCTGCCGTGGGCGAAGCAGGGGGGCGTGATGTTAAGCACCCATCTACCTGCGCTGGGCTGCCTGCAGGTTATCGTCGCGCGTAAGCGCACGATCCCGCTGACGCTAAACCCGATGCGGCAAAATAAAGCGAAAAGCCGCATCACGCAGGCGGTCGGCGCAACGCGGCAGTATCGCAAACCGCCGGACGCTTAA
- the gmhB gene encoding D-glycero-beta-D-manno-heptose 1,7-bisphosphate 7-phosphatase has protein sequence MAKSVPAIFLDRDGTINVDHGYVHEIDAFEFIDGVIDAMRELKEMGYALVLVTNQSGIARGKFTEAQFETLTEWMDWSLADRGVDLDGIYYCPHHPQGTVEEYRQVCDCRKPHPGMLKSAQDYLHIDMASSYMVGDKVEDMQAAAAAGVGTKVLVRTGKPVTEDAEKAADWVINSLADLPAAIKKRK, from the coding sequence GTGGCAAAGTCCGTACCCGCTATTTTTCTCGATCGTGATGGCACGATTAATGTCGATCATGGCTACGTTCATGAAATAGATGCGTTTGAGTTTATTGATGGCGTCATTGACGCGATGCGTGAATTAAAAGAGATGGGCTACGCCCTGGTTCTGGTGACCAACCAGTCGGGTATTGCTCGCGGGAAATTTACCGAAGCGCAGTTTGAAACGCTGACGGAATGGATGGACTGGTCGCTTGCCGACCGCGGTGTCGATCTGGACGGTATCTATTATTGCCCGCATCATCCGCAGGGAACAGTAGAAGAGTATCGTCAGGTGTGTGATTGCCGTAAACCGCATCCGGGTATGCTGAAGTCGGCACAGGACTATCTGCACATTGATATGGCTTCTTCTTATATGGTTGGCGATAAAGTTGAAGATATGCAGGCAGCCGCTGCGGCGGGCGTAGGCACGAAAGTATTGGTGCGCACCGGTAAGCCGGTCACCGAAGACGCCGAAAAAGCCGCAGATTGGGTGATTAATAGTCTGGCGGACCTGCCTGCAGCCATCAAAAAGCGGAAATAA
- a CDS encoding methionine ABC transporter permease MetI, producing MSEAMMWLLARGVWETLAMTFVSGFFGFVIGLPVGVLLYTTRPGQIIENGKLYRVLSALVNIFRSIPFIILLVWMIPFTRVIVGTSIGLQAAIVPLTVGAAPFIARMVENALLEIPTGLIEASRAMGATPMQIVRKVLLPEALPGLVNAATITLITLVGYSAMGGAVGAGGLGQIGYQYGYIGYNAVVMNTVLVLLVVLVYLIQLSGDRIVRAVTHK from the coding sequence ATGTCTGAGGCCATGATGTGGTTACTGGCGCGCGGCGTCTGGGAAACGCTGGCCATGACGTTTGTGTCGGGCTTTTTCGGCTTTGTGATTGGTCTGCCGGTCGGCGTGCTTCTTTATACCACGCGTCCAGGGCAAATCATTGAGAATGGCAAGCTCTACCGCGTCCTCTCTGCGCTGGTGAATATCTTCCGTTCTATTCCGTTTATTATCCTGTTGGTATGGATGATCCCGTTTACCCGCGTGATCGTGGGCACATCCATCGGTCTGCAGGCGGCAATTGTCCCTCTGACGGTCGGCGCTGCGCCGTTTATCGCCCGCATGGTCGAGAACGCCCTGCTGGAAATCCCCACCGGGCTGATTGAAGCCTCCCGCGCAATGGGCGCGACGCCGATGCAGATCGTGCGTAAAGTCCTGCTGCCGGAAGCGCTGCCGGGCCTGGTGAACGCGGCAACCATTACCCTGATTACCCTGGTCGGCTACTCAGCGATGGGCGGTGCCGTTGGTGCCGGCGGTCTGGGGCAGATTGGCTATCAGTACGGCTACATTGGCTATAATGCGGTCGTAATGAATACAGTTCTGGTATTGCTGGTCGTTCTGGTTTATTTAATTCAACTATCTGGCGATCGTATCGTCCGGGCAGTCACTCATAAATAG
- the metN gene encoding methionine ABC transporter ATP-binding protein MetN, whose amino-acid sequence MIKLSNITKVFQQGHRTIQALNNVSLHVPAGQIYGVIGASGAGKSTLIRCVNLLERPTDGSVQVDGQELTALSESALTKARRQIGMIFQHFNLLSSRTVFGNVALPLELDNTPKDEVKRRVTELLDLVGLSDKHDSYPANLSGGQKQRVAIARALASNPKVLLCDEATSALDPATTRAILELLKDINRRLGLTILLITHEMDVVKRICDCVAVISNGELIEQDTVSEVFSHPKTPLAQQFIQSTLHLDIPEDYQARLKAEPFTDSVPMLRMEFTGHSVDAPLLSETARRFNVNNNIISAQMDYAGGVKFGIMLTEMHGAPEDTQAAIAWLQQHHVKVEVLGYV is encoded by the coding sequence ATGATTAAACTTTCGAATATCACCAAAGTGTTCCAGCAGGGCCACCGCACTATTCAGGCGCTAAACAACGTTAGCCTGCACGTGCCTGCGGGACAAATTTATGGCGTCATTGGCGCATCCGGTGCCGGTAAAAGTACGCTGATTCGCTGCGTTAACCTGCTCGAACGTCCTACTGATGGCAGCGTGCAGGTTGACGGCCAGGAACTGACGGCGCTGTCCGAATCGGCGCTGACAAAAGCTCGTCGCCAGATTGGCATGATTTTCCAGCACTTTAACCTGCTCTCTTCACGCACGGTATTTGGCAACGTTGCGCTGCCGCTCGAGCTCGACAACACCCCTAAAGATGAAGTGAAGCGTCGCGTCACTGAGCTGCTGGACCTCGTTGGTCTGAGCGATAAGCACGATAGCTACCCGGCAAACCTGTCCGGTGGCCAGAAGCAGCGCGTGGCGATTGCCCGTGCGTTAGCCAGTAACCCGAAAGTGCTGCTGTGCGATGAAGCCACCAGCGCGCTGGATCCGGCGACCACTCGCGCCATCCTCGAACTGCTGAAAGACATTAACCGCCGCCTGGGTCTGACGATTCTGCTCATCACTCATGAAATGGACGTGGTGAAGCGCATCTGTGACTGCGTGGCAGTCATCAGCAACGGCGAGCTTATCGAGCAGGATACGGTGAGCGAAGTCTTTTCTCATCCGAAAACGCCGCTGGCGCAGCAGTTTATTCAGTCCACGCTGCACCTCGATATTCCGGAAGATTATCAGGCGCGTCTTAAGGCGGAACCGTTCACCGACAGCGTACCGATGCTGCGGATGGAGTTTACCGGCCATTCGGTCGACGCTCCGCTGCTGTCGGAAACCGCACGCCGCTTTAACGTAAACAACAACATTATTAGCGCGCAGATGGATTACGCGGGCGGCGTGAAGTTCGGCATTATGCTGACTGAAATGCACGGCGCGCCAGAAGATACGCAGGCAGCCATCGCCTGGCTGCAGCAACACCATGTAAAAGTAGAGGTATTGGGTTATGTCTGA
- the dkgB gene encoding 2,5-didehydrogluconate reductase DkgB, which translates to MTIPALGLGTFRLKDDVVIASVKTALELGYRAIDTAQIYDNEAAIGQAIAESGVARSELFITTKIWTENLGKDKLITSLQESLQKLRTDYVDLTLIHWPSPNDTVAVEEFMAALLEARTLGLTRQIGISNFTIPLMERAIAAVGADNIATNQIELSPFLQNRKVVDWAAEHGIHITSYMTLAYGKALKDETIAAIAAKHHATPAQVILSWAIGEGYAVIPSSTKRENLASNLLALTLTLDAEDKLAIAALECNDRLVSPEGLAPQWD; encoded by the coding sequence ATGACAATCCCTGCATTGGGCCTCGGCACTTTCCGCCTGAAAGATGACGTTGTTATCGCATCCGTAAAAACGGCGCTGGAGCTGGGCTATCGCGCGATCGATACCGCACAAATTTATGATAATGAAGCGGCTATTGGTCAGGCGATTGCTGAAAGCGGCGTAGCGCGCAGCGAGCTGTTTATTACCACTAAAATCTGGACCGAGAACCTCGGTAAAGACAAGCTGATTACCAGCCTGCAAGAGAGCCTGCAAAAACTACGAACTGACTATGTCGATTTGACGCTGATCCACTGGCCGTCGCCGAATGACACGGTTGCGGTTGAAGAGTTTATGGCTGCGCTGCTGGAAGCCAGGACGCTGGGTCTGACTCGCCAGATTGGTATCTCTAACTTCACCATTCCGCTGATGGAACGCGCAATTGCCGCCGTAGGCGCAGACAACATTGCGACGAACCAGATTGAGCTGTCACCTTTCCTACAGAATCGTAAAGTGGTGGACTGGGCCGCTGAGCACGGTATCCACATTACGTCCTACATGACGCTGGCTTATGGTAAGGCGCTGAAAGATGAAACGATTGCCGCGATTGCTGCGAAACATCACGCCACGCCAGCGCAGGTGATCCTCTCCTGGGCTATTGGAGAAGGGTACGCGGTGATTCCATCATCAACCAAGCGCGAAAACCTGGCCAGCAACCTGTTGGCGCTGACCTTAACGCTCGATGCTGAAGATAAACTGGCGATTGCCGCACTGGAGTGCAATGACCGTCTGGTCAGCCCAGAAGGCCTGGCACCACAGTGGGATTGA
- the mltD gene encoding murein transglycosylase D, whose translation MKAKAILLASVLLVGCQASQQGNVQQHAQSLSAASQGEASKFASQARWMDDGTFDMQNQDLWAYIGDELKMGIPDNTRVREQKQKYLRNKSYLHDVTLRAEPYMYWIAGQVKKRNMPMELVLLPIVESAFDPHATSGANAAGIWQIIPSTGRNYGLKQTRSYDARRDVVASTTAALDMMQRLNKMFDGDWLLTVAAYNSGEGRVMKAMKANKARGKPTDFWSLPLPQETKVYVPKMLALSDILKNSKRYGVRLPTTDESRALARVRLDSPVEISQLADMAGMPVNKLKTFNAGVKGSTLGASGPKYVMVPQKHADQLRESLASGEIADLQPTLVADNTPMSSRSYKVRSGDTLSGIASRLGVTAKDLQQWNNLRGSSLKVGQSLTVGAGSSAARLADNSSITYRVRKGDSLSSIAKRHGVNIKDVMRWNNDAGNLQPGDQLTLYVKNSDRPDS comes from the coding sequence ATGAAGGCAAAAGCGATATTACTCGCCTCTGTCCTGCTCGTGGGGTGCCAGGCGTCACAGCAGGGCAACGTCCAACAGCACGCACAGAGCCTTTCTGCGGCTAGTCAAGGGGAAGCAAGTAAGTTCGCTAGTCAGGCACGTTGGATGGACGATGGGACATTCGACATGCAGAATCAGGACTTGTGGGCTTACATTGGCGACGAGCTAAAGATGGGAATTCCGGATAATACCCGGGTTCGCGAACAGAAACAGAAGTACTTACGAAATAAGAGCTATCTCCACGATGTAACTTTACGGGCAGAGCCGTATATGTACTGGATAGCCGGGCAAGTTAAGAAACGTAACATGCCGATGGAACTGGTATTACTACCCATAGTGGAGAGCGCTTTTGACCCGCACGCAACGTCTGGTGCCAATGCCGCAGGTATTTGGCAGATCATTCCGAGCACAGGGCGAAATTACGGTTTGAAACAGACCCGCAGTTATGACGCGCGTCGTGACGTCGTTGCTTCCACAACGGCAGCACTGGATATGATGCAGCGTCTGAACAAAATGTTCGACGGCGACTGGTTATTAACCGTGGCGGCGTATAACAGCGGTGAAGGCCGTGTGATGAAAGCAATGAAAGCGAACAAGGCCCGTGGTAAGCCTACGGACTTCTGGTCTCTCCCATTGCCTCAGGAAACTAAGGTCTACGTACCGAAGATGCTGGCTTTGAGCGACATTCTCAAAAACAGCAAACGCTATGGCGTTCGTCTGCCTACGACTGACGAAAGCCGAGCACTGGCGCGTGTTCGCCTCGATAGCCCCGTTGAGATCTCTCAGCTCGCTGACATGGCAGGTATGCCGGTCAATAAGCTTAAGACCTTCAATGCTGGCGTGAAAGGCTCAACGCTTGGTGCAAGCGGTCCTAAGTACGTGATGGTGCCACAGAAGCATGCAGACCAGCTGCGTGAATCCCTGGCCTCCGGTGAAATTGCCGACCTCCAGCCAACGCTGGTCGCCGATAATACGCCGATGTCCAGCCGTAGCTATAAGGTTCGCTCAGGTGACACGCTGTCGGGCATTGCATCGCGCTTAGGCGTAACGGCAAAAGATCTGCAGCAGTGGAACAACCTGCGTGGCAGCAGCCTGAAAGTAGGGCAAAGCTTAACGGTGGGTGCAGGCAGCAGCGCTGCGCGTCTTGCCGATAACAGCAGCATTACGTATCGCGTACGTAAAGGCGACTCGCTGTCGAGCATTGCAAAGCGTCACGGCGTCAACATCAAAGATGTGATGCGCTGGAATAACGACGCAGGCAATTTGCAGCCGGGCGATCAGCTTACGCTGTATGTAAAAAACAGCGACCGTCCTGACTCCTGA